One genomic window of Danio rerio strain Tuebingen ecotype United States chromosome 24, GRCz12tu, whole genome shotgun sequence includes the following:
- the LOC560947 gene encoding uncharacterized protein isoform X42, with protein sequence MSTIDFNHLSNLIPASLSPESAEELATALSTGRWWAIMEVLHPIDEERQFDFTSDHQSQTVEDEFSASGPAETADASSVTEASGELATALAAGAIMVAERPVEEPQVDISSVPFLEAPETSPGASVPENREPTTSPVLKSQPGAPVYAESDTPGYGNQIPTPAEPALGPPVCPGNGYMFQMVSAEPKDYKRLRRVSRCRRSPTLQQIREAWKQQHVEVVASRGQNRIPEPQPERPQLTDVNEIIRELLSGLEPALPPKAMREPQDEAFVNQMPHQNLQHVEVVASRGQNQIPEPQPEQQQQNEPERPQQRDLVVNRRVRGVLRGLQSARPLRRMREQDEAFVNQMPHQNLQHVEVVASRGQNQIPEPQPEQQQQNEPERPQQRDLVVNGRVRGVLRGLQSARPLRRMRELDEAFVNQMPHQNLQHVEVVASRGQNQIPEPQPEQQQQNEPERPQQRDLVINGRVRGVLRGLQSARPLRRMREQDEAFVNQMPHQNLQHVEVVASRGQNQIPEPQPEQQQQNEPERPQQRDLVINGRVRGVLRGLQSARPLRRMREQEEIVNLQNPPLRQPRPGPPPTYIRRTVVGSIGDFARH encoded by the exons ATGTCGACCATTGATTTCAACCATCTTTCCAACCTGATTCCTGCCTCTCTGTCACCTGAGAGCGCAGAAGAGCTCGCCACGGCCCTCTCCACCGGCCGCTGGTGGGCTATCATGGAGGTGTTACACCCCATCGATGAGGAGCGTCAGTTTGACTTCACTTCAGATCACCAGAGTCAAACTGTGGAG GACGAGTTTTCTGCGTCTGGTCCAGCAGAGACAGCAGATGCGTCCTCCGTCACTGAGGCCTCAGGTGAGCTCGCCACTGCCCTCGCTGCAGGGGCCATCATGGTGGCTGAGCGCCCTGTTGAGGAGCCTCAGGTTGACATCTCCTCAGTGCCGTTTTTGGAGGCACCAGAAACATCACCAGGAGCTTCTGTGCCTGAGAACAGGGAACCCACCACATCCCCAGTCCTCAAGAGCCAGCCTGGAGCTCCTGTGTATGCCGAGTCTGACACCCCGGGCTACGGAAATCAAATCCCCACGCCTGCTGAGCCAGCTTTGGGCCCACCTGTGTGTCCT GGCAACGGATACATGTTTCAGATGGTTTCAGCAGAGCCTAAAGATTATAAAAGACTTCGAAGAGTTTCGAGGTGTCGCCGGTCTCCGACTCTGCAGCAGATAAGAGAGGCATGG AAGCAGCAGCATGTGGAGGTTGTGGCCAGTAGGGGACAAAATCGAATCCCTGAACCACAACCTGAAAGACCTCAGCTGACAGATGTGAACGAAATAATCCGTGAGCTTCTGTCTGGTCTTGAGCCTGCTCTTCCTCCCAAAGCAATGAGAGAACCG CAGGATGAAGCATTTGTCAATCAGATGCCTCATCAGAACCTGCAGCATGTGGAGGTTGTGGCCAGTAGGGGACAAAATCAGATCCCTGAACCACAACCTGAGCAGCAGCAACAGAATGAACCTGAGAGACCCCAGCAGAGAGACTTAGTAGTGAACCGAAGAGTCCGTGGGGTTCTGCGTGGTCTTCAGTCTGCTCGTCCTCTCAGAAGAATGAGAGAACAG GATGAAGCATTTGTGAATCAGATGCCTCATCAGAACCTGCAGCATGTGGAGGTTGTGGCCAGTAGGGGACAAAATCAGATCCCTGAACCACAACCTGAGCAGCAGCAACAGAATGAACCTGAGAGACCTCAGCAGAGAGACTTAGTAGTGAATGGAAGAGTCCGTGGGGTTCTGCGTGGTCTTCAGTCTGCTCGTCCTCTCAGAAGAATGAGAGAATTG GATGAAGCATTTGTGAATCAGATGCCTCATCAGAACCTGCAGCATGTGGAGGTTGTGGCCAGTAGGGGACAAAATCAGATCCCTGAACCACAACCTGAGCAGCAGCAACAGAATGAACCTGAGAGACCCCAGCAGAGAGACTTAGTAATCAATGGAAGAGTCCGTGGGGTTCTGCGTGGTCTTCAGTCTGCTCGTCCTCTCAGAAGAATGAGAGAACAG GATGAAGCATTTGTGAATCAGATGCCTCATCAGAACCTGCAGCATGTGGAGGTTGTGGCCAGTAGGGGACAAAATCAGATCCCTGAACCACAACCTGAGCAGCAGCAACAGAATGAACCTGAGAGACCCCAGCAGAGAGACTTAGTAATCAATGGAAGAGTCCGTGGGGTTCTGCGTGGTCTTCAGTCTGCTCGTCCTCTCAGAAGAATGAGAGAACAG GAGGAAATTGTTAATCTCCAGAATCCTCCTCTCCGGCAACCCCGGCCTGGTCCACCGCCTACCTACATTCGCAGGACGGTGGTGGGCAGCATTGGAGATTTTGCACGCCATTGA
- the LOC560947 gene encoding uncharacterized protein isoform X3 codes for MSTIDFNHLSNLIPASLSPESAEELATALSTGRWWAIMEVLHPIDEERQFDFTSDHQSQTVEDEFSASGPAETADASSVTEASGELATALAAGAIMVAERPVEEPQVDISSVPFLEAPETSPGASVPENREPTTSPVLKSQPGAPVYAESDTPGYGNQIPTPAEPALGPPVCPGNGYMFQMVSAEPKDYKRLRRVSRCRRSPTLQQIREAWKQQHVEVVASRGQNRIPEPQPERPQLTDVNEIIRELLSGLEPALPPKAMREPDEAFVNQMPHQNLQHVEVVASRGQNQIPEPQPEQQQQNEPERPQQRDLVVNRRVRGVLRGLQSARPLRRMREQQDEAFVNQMPHQNLQHVEVVASRGQNQIPEPQPEQQQQNEPERPQQRDLVVNGRVRGVLRGLQSARPLRRMRELQDEAFVNQMPHQNLQHVEVVASRGQNQIPEPQPEQQQQNEPERPQQRDLVINGRVRGVLRGLQSARPLRRMREQQDEAFVNQMPHQNLQHVEVVASRGQNQIPEPQPEQQQQNEPERPQQRDLVINGRVRGVLRGLQSARPLRRMREQQEEIVNLQNPPLRQPRPGPPPTYIRRTVVGSIGDFARH; via the exons ATGTCGACCATTGATTTCAACCATCTTTCCAACCTGATTCCTGCCTCTCTGTCACCTGAGAGCGCAGAAGAGCTCGCCACGGCCCTCTCCACCGGCCGCTGGTGGGCTATCATGGAGGTGTTACACCCCATCGATGAGGAGCGTCAGTTTGACTTCACTTCAGATCACCAGAGTCAAACTGTGGAG GACGAGTTTTCTGCGTCTGGTCCAGCAGAGACAGCAGATGCGTCCTCCGTCACTGAGGCCTCAGGTGAGCTCGCCACTGCCCTCGCTGCAGGGGCCATCATGGTGGCTGAGCGCCCTGTTGAGGAGCCTCAGGTTGACATCTCCTCAGTGCCGTTTTTGGAGGCACCAGAAACATCACCAGGAGCTTCTGTGCCTGAGAACAGGGAACCCACCACATCCCCAGTCCTCAAGAGCCAGCCTGGAGCTCCTGTGTATGCCGAGTCTGACACCCCGGGCTACGGAAATCAAATCCCCACGCCTGCTGAGCCAGCTTTGGGCCCACCTGTGTGTCCT GGCAACGGATACATGTTTCAGATGGTTTCAGCAGAGCCTAAAGATTATAAAAGACTTCGAAGAGTTTCGAGGTGTCGCCGGTCTCCGACTCTGCAGCAGATAAGAGAGGCATGG AAGCAGCAGCATGTGGAGGTTGTGGCCAGTAGGGGACAAAATCGAATCCCTGAACCACAACCTGAAAGACCTCAGCTGACAGATGTGAACGAAATAATCCGTGAGCTTCTGTCTGGTCTTGAGCCTGCTCTTCCTCCCAAAGCAATGAGAGAACCG GATGAAGCATTTGTCAATCAGATGCCTCATCAGAACCTGCAGCATGTGGAGGTTGTGGCCAGTAGGGGACAAAATCAGATCCCTGAACCACAACCTGAGCAGCAGCAACAGAATGAACCTGAGAGACCCCAGCAGAGAGACTTAGTAGTGAACCGAAGAGTCCGTGGGGTTCTGCGTGGTCTTCAGTCTGCTCGTCCTCTCAGAAGAATGAGAGAACAG CAGGATGAAGCATTTGTGAATCAGATGCCTCATCAGAACCTGCAGCATGTGGAGGTTGTGGCCAGTAGGGGACAAAATCAGATCCCTGAACCACAACCTGAGCAGCAGCAACAGAATGAACCTGAGAGACCTCAGCAGAGAGACTTAGTAGTGAATGGAAGAGTCCGTGGGGTTCTGCGTGGTCTTCAGTCTGCTCGTCCTCTCAGAAGAATGAGAGAATTG CAGGATGAAGCATTTGTGAATCAGATGCCTCATCAGAACCTGCAGCATGTGGAGGTTGTGGCCAGTAGGGGACAAAATCAGATCCCTGAACCACAACCTGAGCAGCAGCAACAGAATGAACCTGAGAGACCCCAGCAGAGAGACTTAGTAATCAATGGAAGAGTCCGTGGGGTTCTGCGTGGTCTTCAGTCTGCTCGTCCTCTCAGAAGAATGAGAGAACAG CAGGATGAAGCATTTGTGAATCAGATGCCTCATCAGAACCTGCAGCATGTGGAGGTTGTGGCCAGTAGGGGACAAAATCAGATCCCTGAACCACAACCTGAGCAGCAGCAACAGAATGAACCTGAGAGACCCCAGCAGAGAGACTTAGTAATCAATGGAAGAGTCCGTGGGGTTCTGCGTGGTCTTCAGTCTGCTCGTCCTCTCAGAAGAATGAGAGAACAG CAGGAGGAAATTGTTAATCTCCAGAATCCTCCTCTCCGGCAACCCCGGCCTGGTCCACCGCCTACCTACATTCGCAGGACGGTGGTGGGCAGCATTGGAGATTTTGCACGCCATTGA
- the LOC560947 gene encoding uncharacterized protein isoform X36, whose protein sequence is MSTIDFNHLSNLIPASLSPESAEELATALSTGRWWAIMEVLHPIDEERQFDFTSDHQSQTVEDEFSASGPAETADASSVTEASGELATALAAGAIMVAERPVEEPQVDISSVPFLEAPETSPGASVPENREPTTSPVLKSQPGAPVYAESDTPGYGNQIPTPAEPALGPPVCPGNGYMFQMVSAEPKDYKRLRRVSRCRRSPTLQQIREAWKQQHVEVVASRGQNRIPEPQPERPQLTDVNEIIRELLSGLEPALPPKAMREPQDEAFVNQMPHQNLQHVEVVASRGQNQIPEPQPEQQQQNEPERPQQRDLVVNRRVRGVLRGLQSARPLRRMREQDEAFVNQMPHQNLQHVEVVASRGQNQIPEPQPEQQQQNEPERPQQRDLVVNGRVRGVLRGLQSARPLRRMRELQDEAFVNQMPHQNLQHVEVVASRGQNQIPEPQPEQQQQNEPERPQQRDLVINGRVRGVLRGLQSARPLRRMREQDEAFVNQMPHQNLQHVEVVASRGQNQIPEPQPEQQQQNEPERPQQRDLVINGRVRGVLRGLQSARPLRRMREQEEIVNLQNPPLRQPRPGPPPTYIRRTVVGSIGDFARH, encoded by the exons ATGTCGACCATTGATTTCAACCATCTTTCCAACCTGATTCCTGCCTCTCTGTCACCTGAGAGCGCAGAAGAGCTCGCCACGGCCCTCTCCACCGGCCGCTGGTGGGCTATCATGGAGGTGTTACACCCCATCGATGAGGAGCGTCAGTTTGACTTCACTTCAGATCACCAGAGTCAAACTGTGGAG GACGAGTTTTCTGCGTCTGGTCCAGCAGAGACAGCAGATGCGTCCTCCGTCACTGAGGCCTCAGGTGAGCTCGCCACTGCCCTCGCTGCAGGGGCCATCATGGTGGCTGAGCGCCCTGTTGAGGAGCCTCAGGTTGACATCTCCTCAGTGCCGTTTTTGGAGGCACCAGAAACATCACCAGGAGCTTCTGTGCCTGAGAACAGGGAACCCACCACATCCCCAGTCCTCAAGAGCCAGCCTGGAGCTCCTGTGTATGCCGAGTCTGACACCCCGGGCTACGGAAATCAAATCCCCACGCCTGCTGAGCCAGCTTTGGGCCCACCTGTGTGTCCT GGCAACGGATACATGTTTCAGATGGTTTCAGCAGAGCCTAAAGATTATAAAAGACTTCGAAGAGTTTCGAGGTGTCGCCGGTCTCCGACTCTGCAGCAGATAAGAGAGGCATGG AAGCAGCAGCATGTGGAGGTTGTGGCCAGTAGGGGACAAAATCGAATCCCTGAACCACAACCTGAAAGACCTCAGCTGACAGATGTGAACGAAATAATCCGTGAGCTTCTGTCTGGTCTTGAGCCTGCTCTTCCTCCCAAAGCAATGAGAGAACCG CAGGATGAAGCATTTGTCAATCAGATGCCTCATCAGAACCTGCAGCATGTGGAGGTTGTGGCCAGTAGGGGACAAAATCAGATCCCTGAACCACAACCTGAGCAGCAGCAACAGAATGAACCTGAGAGACCCCAGCAGAGAGACTTAGTAGTGAACCGAAGAGTCCGTGGGGTTCTGCGTGGTCTTCAGTCTGCTCGTCCTCTCAGAAGAATGAGAGAACAG GATGAAGCATTTGTGAATCAGATGCCTCATCAGAACCTGCAGCATGTGGAGGTTGTGGCCAGTAGGGGACAAAATCAGATCCCTGAACCACAACCTGAGCAGCAGCAACAGAATGAACCTGAGAGACCTCAGCAGAGAGACTTAGTAGTGAATGGAAGAGTCCGTGGGGTTCTGCGTGGTCTTCAGTCTGCTCGTCCTCTCAGAAGAATGAGAGAATTG CAGGATGAAGCATTTGTGAATCAGATGCCTCATCAGAACCTGCAGCATGTGGAGGTTGTGGCCAGTAGGGGACAAAATCAGATCCCTGAACCACAACCTGAGCAGCAGCAACAGAATGAACCTGAGAGACCCCAGCAGAGAGACTTAGTAATCAATGGAAGAGTCCGTGGGGTTCTGCGTGGTCTTCAGTCTGCTCGTCCTCTCAGAAGAATGAGAGAACAG GATGAAGCATTTGTGAATCAGATGCCTCATCAGAACCTGCAGCATGTGGAGGTTGTGGCCAGTAGGGGACAAAATCAGATCCCTGAACCACAACCTGAGCAGCAGCAACAGAATGAACCTGAGAGACCCCAGCAGAGAGACTTAGTAATCAATGGAAGAGTCCGTGGGGTTCTGCGTGGTCTTCAGTCTGCTCGTCCTCTCAGAAGAATGAGAGAACAG GAGGAAATTGTTAATCTCCAGAATCCTCCTCTCCGGCAACCCCGGCCTGGTCCACCGCCTACCTACATTCGCAGGACGGTGGTGGGCAGCATTGGAGATTTTGCACGCCATTGA
- the LOC560947 gene encoding uncharacterized protein isoform X13 — MSTIDFNHLSNLIPASLSPESAEELATALSTGRWWAIMEVLHPIDEERQFDFTSDHQSQTVEDEFSASGPAETADASSVTEASGELATALAAGAIMVAERPVEEPQVDISSVPFLEAPETSPGASVPENREPTTSPVLKSQPGAPVYAESDTPGYGNQIPTPAEPALGPPVCPGNGYMFQMVSAEPKDYKRLRRVSRCRRSPTLQQIREAWKQQHVEVVASRGQNRIPEPQPERPQLTDVNEIIRELLSGLEPALPPKAMREPDEAFVNQMPHQNLQHVEVVASRGQNQIPEPQPEQQQQNEPERPQQRDLVVNRRVRGVLRGLQSARPLRRMREQQDEAFVNQMPHQNLQHVEVVASRGQNQIPEPQPEQQQQNEPERPQQRDLVVNGRVRGVLRGLQSARPLRRMRELQDEAFVNQMPHQNLQHVEVVASRGQNQIPEPQPEQQQQNEPERPQQRDLVINGRVRGVLRGLQSARPLRRMREQQDEAFVNQMPHQNLQHVEVVASRGQNQIPEPQPEQQQQNEPERPQQRDLVINGRVRGVLRGLQSARPLRRMREQEEIVNLQNPPLRQPRPGPPPTYIRRTVVGSIGDFARH, encoded by the exons ATGTCGACCATTGATTTCAACCATCTTTCCAACCTGATTCCTGCCTCTCTGTCACCTGAGAGCGCAGAAGAGCTCGCCACGGCCCTCTCCACCGGCCGCTGGTGGGCTATCATGGAGGTGTTACACCCCATCGATGAGGAGCGTCAGTTTGACTTCACTTCAGATCACCAGAGTCAAACTGTGGAG GACGAGTTTTCTGCGTCTGGTCCAGCAGAGACAGCAGATGCGTCCTCCGTCACTGAGGCCTCAGGTGAGCTCGCCACTGCCCTCGCTGCAGGGGCCATCATGGTGGCTGAGCGCCCTGTTGAGGAGCCTCAGGTTGACATCTCCTCAGTGCCGTTTTTGGAGGCACCAGAAACATCACCAGGAGCTTCTGTGCCTGAGAACAGGGAACCCACCACATCCCCAGTCCTCAAGAGCCAGCCTGGAGCTCCTGTGTATGCCGAGTCTGACACCCCGGGCTACGGAAATCAAATCCCCACGCCTGCTGAGCCAGCTTTGGGCCCACCTGTGTGTCCT GGCAACGGATACATGTTTCAGATGGTTTCAGCAGAGCCTAAAGATTATAAAAGACTTCGAAGAGTTTCGAGGTGTCGCCGGTCTCCGACTCTGCAGCAGATAAGAGAGGCATGG AAGCAGCAGCATGTGGAGGTTGTGGCCAGTAGGGGACAAAATCGAATCCCTGAACCACAACCTGAAAGACCTCAGCTGACAGATGTGAACGAAATAATCCGTGAGCTTCTGTCTGGTCTTGAGCCTGCTCTTCCTCCCAAAGCAATGAGAGAACCG GATGAAGCATTTGTCAATCAGATGCCTCATCAGAACCTGCAGCATGTGGAGGTTGTGGCCAGTAGGGGACAAAATCAGATCCCTGAACCACAACCTGAGCAGCAGCAACAGAATGAACCTGAGAGACCCCAGCAGAGAGACTTAGTAGTGAACCGAAGAGTCCGTGGGGTTCTGCGTGGTCTTCAGTCTGCTCGTCCTCTCAGAAGAATGAGAGAACAG CAGGATGAAGCATTTGTGAATCAGATGCCTCATCAGAACCTGCAGCATGTGGAGGTTGTGGCCAGTAGGGGACAAAATCAGATCCCTGAACCACAACCTGAGCAGCAGCAACAGAATGAACCTGAGAGACCTCAGCAGAGAGACTTAGTAGTGAATGGAAGAGTCCGTGGGGTTCTGCGTGGTCTTCAGTCTGCTCGTCCTCTCAGAAGAATGAGAGAATTG CAGGATGAAGCATTTGTGAATCAGATGCCTCATCAGAACCTGCAGCATGTGGAGGTTGTGGCCAGTAGGGGACAAAATCAGATCCCTGAACCACAACCTGAGCAGCAGCAACAGAATGAACCTGAGAGACCCCAGCAGAGAGACTTAGTAATCAATGGAAGAGTCCGTGGGGTTCTGCGTGGTCTTCAGTCTGCTCGTCCTCTCAGAAGAATGAGAGAACAG CAGGATGAAGCATTTGTGAATCAGATGCCTCATCAGAACCTGCAGCATGTGGAGGTTGTGGCCAGTAGGGGACAAAATCAGATCCCTGAACCACAACCTGAGCAGCAGCAACAGAATGAACCTGAGAGACCCCAGCAGAGAGACTTAGTAATCAATGGAAGAGTCCGTGGGGTTCTGCGTGGTCTTCAGTCTGCTCGTCCTCTCAGAAGAATGAGAGAACAG GAGGAAATTGTTAATCTCCAGAATCCTCCTCTCCGGCAACCCCGGCCTGGTCCACCGCCTACCTACATTCGCAGGACGGTGGTGGGCAGCATTGGAGATTTTGCACGCCATTGA
- the LOC560947 gene encoding uncharacterized protein isoform X27, with protein sequence MSTIDFNHLSNLIPASLSPESAEELATALSTGRWWAIMEVLHPIDEERQFDFTSDHQSQTVEDEFSASGPAETADASSVTEASGELATALAAGAIMVAERPVEEPQVDISSVPFLEAPETSPGASVPENREPTTSPVLKSQPGAPVYAESDTPGYGNQIPTPAEPALGPPVCPGNGYMFQMVSAEPKDYKRLRRVSRCRRSPTLQQIREAWQQHVEVVASRGQNRIPEPQPERPQLTDVNEIIRELLSGLEPALPPKAMREPDEAFVNQMPHQNLQHVEVVASRGQNQIPEPQPEQQQQNEPERPQQRDLVVNRRVRGVLRGLQSARPLRRMREQDEAFVNQMPHQNLQHVEVVASRGQNQIPEPQPEQQQQNEPERPQQRDLVVNGRVRGVLRGLQSARPLRRMRELQDEAFVNQMPHQNLQHVEVVASRGQNQIPEPQPEQQQQNEPERPQQRDLVINGRVRGVLRGLQSARPLRRMREQQDEAFVNQMPHQNLQHVEVVASRGQNQIPEPQPEQQQQNEPERPQQRDLVINGRVRGVLRGLQSARPLRRMREQQEEIVNLQNPPLRQPRPGPPPTYIRRTVVGSIGDFARH encoded by the exons ATGTCGACCATTGATTTCAACCATCTTTCCAACCTGATTCCTGCCTCTCTGTCACCTGAGAGCGCAGAAGAGCTCGCCACGGCCCTCTCCACCGGCCGCTGGTGGGCTATCATGGAGGTGTTACACCCCATCGATGAGGAGCGTCAGTTTGACTTCACTTCAGATCACCAGAGTCAAACTGTGGAG GACGAGTTTTCTGCGTCTGGTCCAGCAGAGACAGCAGATGCGTCCTCCGTCACTGAGGCCTCAGGTGAGCTCGCCACTGCCCTCGCTGCAGGGGCCATCATGGTGGCTGAGCGCCCTGTTGAGGAGCCTCAGGTTGACATCTCCTCAGTGCCGTTTTTGGAGGCACCAGAAACATCACCAGGAGCTTCTGTGCCTGAGAACAGGGAACCCACCACATCCCCAGTCCTCAAGAGCCAGCCTGGAGCTCCTGTGTATGCCGAGTCTGACACCCCGGGCTACGGAAATCAAATCCCCACGCCTGCTGAGCCAGCTTTGGGCCCACCTGTGTGTCCT GGCAACGGATACATGTTTCAGATGGTTTCAGCAGAGCCTAAAGATTATAAAAGACTTCGAAGAGTTTCGAGGTGTCGCCGGTCTCCGACTCTGCAGCAGATAAGAGAGGCATGG CAGCAGCATGTGGAGGTTGTGGCCAGTAGGGGACAAAATCGAATCCCTGAACCACAACCTGAAAGACCTCAGCTGACAGATGTGAACGAAATAATCCGTGAGCTTCTGTCTGGTCTTGAGCCTGCTCTTCCTCCCAAAGCAATGAGAGAACCG GATGAAGCATTTGTCAATCAGATGCCTCATCAGAACCTGCAGCATGTGGAGGTTGTGGCCAGTAGGGGACAAAATCAGATCCCTGAACCACAACCTGAGCAGCAGCAACAGAATGAACCTGAGAGACCCCAGCAGAGAGACTTAGTAGTGAACCGAAGAGTCCGTGGGGTTCTGCGTGGTCTTCAGTCTGCTCGTCCTCTCAGAAGAATGAGAGAACAG GATGAAGCATTTGTGAATCAGATGCCTCATCAGAACCTGCAGCATGTGGAGGTTGTGGCCAGTAGGGGACAAAATCAGATCCCTGAACCACAACCTGAGCAGCAGCAACAGAATGAACCTGAGAGACCTCAGCAGAGAGACTTAGTAGTGAATGGAAGAGTCCGTGGGGTTCTGCGTGGTCTTCAGTCTGCTCGTCCTCTCAGAAGAATGAGAGAATTG CAGGATGAAGCATTTGTGAATCAGATGCCTCATCAGAACCTGCAGCATGTGGAGGTTGTGGCCAGTAGGGGACAAAATCAGATCCCTGAACCACAACCTGAGCAGCAGCAACAGAATGAACCTGAGAGACCCCAGCAGAGAGACTTAGTAATCAATGGAAGAGTCCGTGGGGTTCTGCGTGGTCTTCAGTCTGCTCGTCCTCTCAGAAGAATGAGAGAACAG CAGGATGAAGCATTTGTGAATCAGATGCCTCATCAGAACCTGCAGCATGTGGAGGTTGTGGCCAGTAGGGGACAAAATCAGATCCCTGAACCACAACCTGAGCAGCAGCAACAGAATGAACCTGAGAGACCCCAGCAGAGAGACTTAGTAATCAATGGAAGAGTCCGTGGGGTTCTGCGTGGTCTTCAGTCTGCTCGTCCTCTCAGAAGAATGAGAGAACAG CAGGAGGAAATTGTTAATCTCCAGAATCCTCCTCTCCGGCAACCCCGGCCTGGTCCACCGCCTACCTACATTCGCAGGACGGTGGTGGGCAGCATTGGAGATTTTGCACGCCATTGA
- the LOC560947 gene encoding uncharacterized protein isoform X39, translating to MSTIDFNHLSNLIPASLSPESAEELATALSTGRWWAIMEVLHPIDEERQFDFTSDHQSQTVEDEFSASGPAETADASSVTEASGELATALAAGAIMVAERPVEEPQVDISSVPFLEAPETSPGASVPENREPTTSPVLKSQPGAPVYAESDTPGYGNQIPTPAEPALGPPVCPGNGYMFQMVSAEPKDYKRLRRVSRCRRSPTLQQIREAWKQQHVEVVASRGQNRIPEPQPERPQLTDVNEIIRELLSGLEPALPPKAMREPDEAFVNQMPHQNLQHVEVVASRGQNQIPEPQPEQQQQNEPERPQQRDLVVNRRVRGVLRGLQSARPLRRMREQDEAFVNQMPHQNLQHVEVVASRGQNQIPEPQPEQQQQNEPERPQQRDLVVNGRVRGVLRGLQSARPLRRMRELDEAFVNQMPHQNLQHVEVVASRGQNQIPEPQPEQQQQNEPERPQQRDLVINGRVRGVLRGLQSARPLRRMREQDEAFVNQMPHQNLQHVEVVASRGQNQIPEPQPEQQQQNEPERPQQRDLVINGRVRGVLRGLQSARPLRRMREQQEEIVNLQNPPLRQPRPGPPPTYIRRTVVGSIGDFARH from the exons ATGTCGACCATTGATTTCAACCATCTTTCCAACCTGATTCCTGCCTCTCTGTCACCTGAGAGCGCAGAAGAGCTCGCCACGGCCCTCTCCACCGGCCGCTGGTGGGCTATCATGGAGGTGTTACACCCCATCGATGAGGAGCGTCAGTTTGACTTCACTTCAGATCACCAGAGTCAAACTGTGGAG GACGAGTTTTCTGCGTCTGGTCCAGCAGAGACAGCAGATGCGTCCTCCGTCACTGAGGCCTCAGGTGAGCTCGCCACTGCCCTCGCTGCAGGGGCCATCATGGTGGCTGAGCGCCCTGTTGAGGAGCCTCAGGTTGACATCTCCTCAGTGCCGTTTTTGGAGGCACCAGAAACATCACCAGGAGCTTCTGTGCCTGAGAACAGGGAACCCACCACATCCCCAGTCCTCAAGAGCCAGCCTGGAGCTCCTGTGTATGCCGAGTCTGACACCCCGGGCTACGGAAATCAAATCCCCACGCCTGCTGAGCCAGCTTTGGGCCCACCTGTGTGTCCT GGCAACGGATACATGTTTCAGATGGTTTCAGCAGAGCCTAAAGATTATAAAAGACTTCGAAGAGTTTCGAGGTGTCGCCGGTCTCCGACTCTGCAGCAGATAAGAGAGGCATGG AAGCAGCAGCATGTGGAGGTTGTGGCCAGTAGGGGACAAAATCGAATCCCTGAACCACAACCTGAAAGACCTCAGCTGACAGATGTGAACGAAATAATCCGTGAGCTTCTGTCTGGTCTTGAGCCTGCTCTTCCTCCCAAAGCAATGAGAGAACCG GATGAAGCATTTGTCAATCAGATGCCTCATCAGAACCTGCAGCATGTGGAGGTTGTGGCCAGTAGGGGACAAAATCAGATCCCTGAACCACAACCTGAGCAGCAGCAACAGAATGAACCTGAGAGACCCCAGCAGAGAGACTTAGTAGTGAACCGAAGAGTCCGTGGGGTTCTGCGTGGTCTTCAGTCTGCTCGTCCTCTCAGAAGAATGAGAGAACAG GATGAAGCATTTGTGAATCAGATGCCTCATCAGAACCTGCAGCATGTGGAGGTTGTGGCCAGTAGGGGACAAAATCAGATCCCTGAACCACAACCTGAGCAGCAGCAACAGAATGAACCTGAGAGACCTCAGCAGAGAGACTTAGTAGTGAATGGAAGAGTCCGTGGGGTTCTGCGTGGTCTTCAGTCTGCTCGTCCTCTCAGAAGAATGAGAGAATTG GATGAAGCATTTGTGAATCAGATGCCTCATCAGAACCTGCAGCATGTGGAGGTTGTGGCCAGTAGGGGACAAAATCAGATCCCTGAACCACAACCTGAGCAGCAGCAACAGAATGAACCTGAGAGACCCCAGCAGAGAGACTTAGTAATCAATGGAAGAGTCCGTGGGGTTCTGCGTGGTCTTCAGTCTGCTCGTCCTCTCAGAAGAATGAGAGAACAG GATGAAGCATTTGTGAATCAGATGCCTCATCAGAACCTGCAGCATGTGGAGGTTGTGGCCAGTAGGGGACAAAATCAGATCCCTGAACCACAACCTGAGCAGCAGCAACAGAATGAACCTGAGAGACCCCAGCAGAGAGACTTAGTAATCAATGGAAGAGTCCGTGGGGTTCTGCGTGGTCTTCAGTCTGCTCGTCCTCTCAGAAGAATGAGAGAACAG CAGGAGGAAATTGTTAATCTCCAGAATCCTCCTCTCCGGCAACCCCGGCCTGGTCCACCGCCTACCTACATTCGCAGGACGGTGGTGGGCAGCATTGGAGATTTTGCACGCCATTGA